Proteins found in one Polyangiaceae bacterium genomic segment:
- a CDS encoding protein kinase: MAQEQAAHDDTADAKRRVGSTVGHWHLERLLGLGGMAAVYASKDSAGTPVAVKVLHSEFSSNEGVRGRFIREARLTQAVDHAGRVEVFEEGLSEQGDPFFVMELLEGVTLDKLWKKNGRKLPVEYALEITDRVLDFLSACHAQAIVHRDLKPSNIFITDEGYVKVIDFGVARKREAGVDPTLAGTALGTPAYMAPEQALGSADRIDARTDIFSMGAVLHAMVSGKRLHEGRSHQEAFVLAATRPAPSVSRVAPDLPAEVVALVDRALSWDPRNRFQSADEMRDGIAEVLAALRGGTAVAAEPEKKRGKAALLAAIAEAGAEQLAATTEEDEALVQQLSEIFSRIEKALMAVRQYGWEHPVTGGHMQAVTDVIAAALEKDPDSVHWDVRPHSFSLKGNVVWEPLHPFDDIPYNLFASGFRSFDLAEGISVEEIRSLLDLLRRDPLRDFAPEDDLATAFWEKQLEHVSYNVVSSFLTVTGSDDSSSRKEYAELMEAAQEVMEQGTRKKRGTGALQSEPLSLEERAAAIAARQVALRAVRSSGALALDEAKRTAIARALDMPEEEWEARFVTAYADAASDALSHDELPLAAMPLRAAIHEHAATDTLDTGLRVVSAALEGVALHAGQDGKRALCAAVMDEATLAALLKPLARTVPDRDRPRIVATAPHLAALLRELPRDHFTHVLEALGRADVDEVRDALVSYLERHVLGNEMELGELLRDADLSRGRSVLSILARLDSDAARAALSFVEQNPNAELRVEAVAVRAAANVEGLRDELAELTKDSDPAIRVASLKTMARYKVKEAGPPLVQHITSGSFNKLPLDERRLALATLWELSPARAEQVALDLCKKGAMITRESVDDTRILAIELLEQHGATSEVLEALDKASGKWSNTQPVRSAAARAAATLRARFGMPPVG, encoded by the coding sequence ATGGCTCAGGAGCAGGCGGCACACGACGACACGGCCGACGCGAAACGGCGGGTGGGCTCGACCGTCGGCCACTGGCATCTCGAGCGGCTGTTGGGGCTCGGCGGCATGGCGGCGGTGTACGCCAGCAAGGACTCCGCCGGCACGCCCGTGGCGGTGAAGGTCCTGCACAGCGAGTTCTCCAGCAACGAAGGCGTCCGCGGTCGCTTCATCCGGGAAGCGCGGCTGACGCAGGCGGTGGACCACGCCGGGCGCGTGGAGGTGTTCGAGGAGGGCCTCAGCGAGCAGGGCGATCCGTTCTTCGTGATGGAGCTGCTCGAGGGCGTCACCCTCGACAAGCTGTGGAAGAAGAACGGACGCAAGCTGCCGGTGGAGTACGCCCTCGAGATCACCGATCGAGTGCTGGACTTCCTGTCCGCGTGCCACGCGCAAGCGATCGTGCATCGTGACCTGAAGCCATCGAACATCTTCATCACGGACGAAGGCTACGTGAAGGTGATCGACTTCGGCGTGGCTCGCAAACGCGAAGCCGGCGTGGACCCCACGTTGGCGGGCACGGCGCTCGGCACTCCGGCGTACATGGCGCCGGAGCAGGCGCTGGGCTCGGCGGATCGCATCGACGCCCGCACGGACATCTTTTCCATGGGCGCCGTGCTGCACGCCATGGTGAGCGGCAAGCGGCTCCACGAAGGGCGTTCGCACCAGGAGGCGTTCGTGCTCGCGGCGACGCGGCCGGCGCCGTCGGTATCGCGAGTGGCGCCGGATCTCCCCGCCGAAGTGGTGGCGCTGGTGGATCGTGCGCTGTCCTGGGATCCGCGCAATCGCTTCCAGAGCGCAGACGAGATGCGCGACGGAATCGCCGAGGTGCTTGCTGCGCTGCGCGGTGGAACCGCGGTGGCTGCCGAGCCGGAGAAGAAGCGCGGCAAGGCGGCGCTGTTGGCCGCCATCGCGGAAGCGGGCGCCGAGCAGCTGGCGGCGACGACGGAAGAAGACGAGGCTCTCGTCCAGCAGCTGTCGGAGATCTTCTCGCGCATCGAGAAGGCGCTGATGGCGGTGCGCCAGTACGGTTGGGAGCATCCCGTCACCGGTGGCCACATGCAGGCGGTGACGGATGTCATCGCTGCCGCGTTGGAGAAGGATCCGGACAGCGTGCACTGGGACGTGCGCCCGCACTCGTTCTCGCTCAAGGGCAACGTGGTGTGGGAGCCCCTGCATCCCTTCGACGACATTCCCTACAACCTGTTCGCCAGCGGCTTTCGCTCCTTCGACTTGGCGGAGGGCATCAGCGTGGAGGAGATCCGCTCGCTGCTCGATTTGCTGCGGCGCGATCCGCTGCGGGACTTCGCTCCGGAGGACGACCTGGCCACGGCCTTCTGGGAGAAGCAGCTCGAGCACGTGAGCTACAACGTGGTCAGCTCCTTCTTGACCGTCACCGGCTCGGACGACTCGAGCTCCCGCAAGGAATACGCCGAGCTGATGGAAGCGGCGCAGGAGGTGATGGAACAGGGCACCCGGAAGAAGCGCGGCACGGGGGCGCTGCAGAGCGAGCCGCTCAGCCTGGAAGAGCGGGCGGCGGCGATCGCCGCGCGGCAGGTGGCGCTGCGCGCGGTGCGCTCCAGCGGCGCGCTGGCCCTGGACGAAGCCAAGCGCACGGCCATCGCGCGGGCCCTGGACATGCCAGAAGAGGAGTGGGAAGCGCGCTTCGTCACGGCCTACGCGGACGCGGCCTCGGATGCGCTGAGCCACGACGAGCTGCCGCTGGCGGCCATGCCGCTGCGGGCCGCGATACACGAGCACGCCGCCACCGACACGCTGGACACGGGGCTGCGCGTGGTGTCTGCCGCATTGGAGGGCGTGGCGCTGCACGCCGGACAGGACGGCAAGCGGGCGCTGTGCGCCGCCGTGATGGACGAGGCCACGCTCGCCGCGCTGCTGAAACCGCTCGCGCGAACGGTGCCTGATCGAGATCGTCCGCGCATCGTGGCGACGGCGCCCCACCTGGCAGCGCTGCTCCGGGAGCTGCCGCGCGATCACTTCACGCACGTGCTCGAGGCCCTGGGGCGCGCGGACGTGGACGAGGTGCGCGACGCACTGGTGAGCTACCTGGAGCGTCACGTGCTGGGCAACGAGATGGAGCTCGGAGAGCTGCTCCGGGACGCGGATCTGTCCCGCGGCAGGTCGGTGCTCAGCATCTTGGCCCGGCTGGACAGCGACGCCGCGCGCGCGGCGCTCTCCTTCGTGGAGCAGAATCCGAACGCGGAGCTGCGGGTGGAAGCGGTGGCCGTTCGCGCGGCCGCCAACGTGGAGGGCCTGAGGGACGAGCTGGCGGAGCTGACCAAGGATTCGGATCCGGCGATTCGCGTGGCGTCGCTCAAGACCATGGCGCGCTACAAGGTGAAGGAAGCCGGGCCGCCGTTGGTGCAGCACATCACCAGCGGCTCCTTCAACAAGCTGCCCCTCGACGAACGGCGGCTGGCCCTGGCCACCCTGTGGGAGCTGTCGCCGGCTCGCGCGGAGCAGGTGGCCCTGGATCTGTGCAAGAAGGGGGCGATGATCACCCGGGAGTCGGTGGACGACACCCGCATCTTGGCCATCGAGCTGCTCGAGCAACACGGAGCCACGAGCGAGGTCCTGGAAGCGTTGGACAAGGCCAGCGGCAAGTGGAGCAACACTCAGCCGGTGCGCTCTGCCGCCGCGCGCGCCGCCGCCACCTTGCGCGCCCGCTTTGGAATGCCACCGGTGGGCTGA
- a CDS encoding tRNA-(ms[2]io[6]A)-hydroxylase, giving the protein MLRLKSSTAPAWLDAVMSDFDAFLVDHAACERKASATAMSFVVKYSDKPLIIEPMIELAREELEHFHIVYKLLEARGVELGADYRDDYVRGLRARVRTAGDEVLLDRLLVAGIVEARGCERFGLVAEALTDASLQATYRDLTRSESRHHGLFFRLARQHFDEERVTARAEELLTFEAELVAGLPLRAAVH; this is encoded by the coding sequence ATGTTGCGTTTGAAGAGCAGCACGGCTCCGGCTTGGCTCGATGCGGTGATGAGCGACTTCGACGCGTTCCTCGTGGATCACGCGGCCTGTGAGCGGAAGGCGAGCGCCACGGCCATGAGCTTCGTCGTGAAGTACAGCGACAAGCCCCTGATCATCGAGCCCATGATCGAGCTGGCGCGGGAAGAGCTCGAGCATTTTCACATCGTGTACAAGCTGCTCGAAGCGCGCGGCGTGGAGCTCGGCGCCGACTACCGGGATGACTACGTGCGCGGCCTCCGGGCGCGGGTGCGCACGGCGGGCGATGAGGTGCTGCTCGATCGCTTGCTGGTCGCAGGTATCGTGGAGGCGCGCGGTTGCGAACGCTTCGGGCTGGTGGCCGAGGCGCTCACGGACGCTTCTCTGCAAGCGACGTATCGCGATCTCACGCGCTCGGAGTCGCGCCATCATGGATTGTTCTTCCGCCTGGCGCGCCAGCACTTCGACGAGGAGCGCGTCACGGCGCGGGCGGAAGAGCTCTTGACCTTCGAGGCCGAGCTCGTGGCGGGCCTGCCGCTGCGCGCCGCGGTGCATTGA
- a CDS encoding DUF2330 domain-containing protein — translation MALTSTLCLAFTGPARAAGRLLDAPGDSLRVERWDVALAEAPQHTTVWLRANVKGTGKHFVLVVPAPPGSVADPALDAWLDALDSATAPRIQPPKGTLECGETVASSVESLVESDAAATAHPTKVAVAKDLAELLAFAQNEGVELTAADDAAISGVDPSARFIALAYDKSGDRARTETLRLTVPLATPKIPFGVARSSDPVSVLLYAVAPGRAQVQGAEVLEPDQVGTTWNVLSATSDYASARDALLVQKQGAAWMVEAAGSAPLYQWLLLPGQSGSISPAVHAYFTEAKAAGATSSAVAECLSPLWDAKDSGALGATLLPYCAPGLLASVPSSSPPASCVTQPGPGEIAVQPLVCGSADDVAAALGGLNASEVELTRQVGVIAAQTPDAASVTFTNGLSVSPLQMAGEADTTGCVTGSGGSSGGPGTGGSSGSGGNGGGIGGPGELPPPGGPDYGEQPADSNVDVGVSCTGSSEGSGCSGDSSDSSSSDGCSGDSSNSNGSSDGCSGDSSDSSDSCSGDSSSSSSGDGCSGDSSSSGDGCSGDSSGSSGCSSSSGGDGCTVSIHGRRRPHVSALAFGLIALLLPLRRFGARRKKK, via the coding sequence ATGGCTTTGACCTCGACCCTCTGCCTCGCTTTCACGGGCCCGGCACGAGCTGCGGGACGACTCCTCGACGCCCCGGGGGACAGCCTGCGGGTGGAGCGCTGGGACGTAGCGCTGGCGGAAGCCCCCCAGCACACCACCGTGTGGCTTCGGGCCAACGTGAAGGGGACCGGGAAGCACTTCGTGCTGGTGGTGCCCGCACCTCCGGGCTCGGTTGCGGATCCGGCCCTCGATGCTTGGCTCGATGCGCTGGACTCGGCGACGGCGCCGCGCATCCAGCCGCCCAAGGGCACCCTCGAATGCGGCGAGACCGTGGCGTCCAGCGTCGAGTCCCTGGTGGAGTCGGACGCGGCGGCCACCGCGCACCCGACCAAGGTCGCGGTGGCGAAGGATCTCGCGGAGCTCCTCGCCTTCGCCCAAAACGAGGGCGTCGAGCTGACGGCGGCGGATGACGCGGCGATTTCCGGCGTCGATCCCAGCGCACGCTTCATCGCGCTGGCCTACGACAAGAGCGGCGACCGCGCGCGCACGGAGACGTTGCGCCTCACCGTGCCGCTGGCGACGCCGAAGATCCCGTTTGGCGTGGCGCGGAGCAGCGATCCAGTGAGCGTGCTGCTCTACGCCGTGGCTCCGGGCCGCGCGCAGGTGCAAGGCGCCGAGGTGCTCGAGCCGGATCAGGTCGGCACCACCTGGAACGTGCTCTCTGCCACCAGCGACTACGCGAGCGCGCGGGACGCGCTCCTCGTGCAAAAGCAGGGCGCCGCGTGGATGGTCGAAGCCGCGGGCAGCGCGCCGCTGTACCAATGGCTGCTCTTGCCGGGGCAGTCGGGCAGTATCTCGCCGGCGGTTCACGCCTACTTCACCGAGGCCAAGGCCGCGGGGGCCACGAGCTCCGCGGTGGCCGAGTGCCTCTCGCCGCTGTGGGACGCGAAGGACTCCGGCGCGCTGGGCGCGACGCTCTTGCCGTACTGCGCGCCGGGGCTCTTGGCCTCGGTGCCCTCGTCGTCTCCTCCGGCGTCCTGCGTCACCCAGCCGGGGCCGGGCGAGATCGCCGTGCAGCCGCTGGTGTGTGGCAGCGCGGATGACGTCGCCGCCGCTCTCGGCGGTCTGAATGCGTCGGAAGTCGAGCTCACGCGTCAGGTCGGGGTGATTGCCGCCCAGACGCCCGACGCCGCGAGCGTGACGTTTACCAACGGCCTGTCCGTTTCGCCGCTTCAGATGGCCGGCGAAGCGGACACCACGGGCTGCGTCACCGGCAGCGGTGGCAGCAGCGGAGGTCCTGGCACCGGTGGCAGCAGCGGCAGCGGCGGCAATGGCGGAGGCATCGGCGGGCCCGGCGAGCTGCCTCCGCCGGGCGGCCCGGACTACGGCGAGCAGCCCGCCGACAGCAACGTGGACGTGGGCGTGTCGTGCACCGGATCGTCGGAGGGCAGCGGCTGCAGCGGGGATTCGTCCGACAGCAGCAGCAGCGACGGCTGTAGCGGTGACTCGTCCAACAGCAACGGGAGCAGCGACGGCTGCAGCGGGGATTCGTCCGACAGCAGCGACTCGTGCAGCGGCGACAGCTCGTCGTCGAGCAGCGGCGACGGCTGCAGCGGTGACAGCTCGTCGAGCGGTGACGGCTGCAGCGGTGACTCCAGCGGTTCCAGCGGTTGCAGCAGCTCGAGCGGGGGCGACGGCTGCACCGTCTCCATCCACGGCCGCCGCCGACCCCACGTCAGCGCTCTCGCCTTCGGGTTGATCGCGCTCTTGTTGCCGCTCCGACGCTTCGGTGCCCGACGCAAGAAGAAGTGA
- a CDS encoding IS701 family transposase, with translation MKTFAALRNSLDEFLSGHLEGLENEQRVEALGWYCQGLGFEVEAKTALGLATAMAPNAVQAKRQRMQRALQRGRFGHEEVFERLQETVFESGKVHAYCIDDTGIAKKGSRSVGVQRQYSGTLGKIGNCQVIVSLHGVSDSFGACLGLQLYLPEDWSTDAERRAEADVPADVEFKKKWEIALQLLDSARERGGSTLPVLADAGYGDSREFRDGLRERGLKYAVGISSQTSVWRPGTQVAVPPRTGRGGPPFKRAKAVDGSSPVLVEVLAKELAAAGSFKRVCWRMGSKGPLEAHFAAVRIRSAEKRTKKKPPGEEEWLLIERESNGDFKYYLSSMSARASLKTIVRLAKMRWHIERDYQDMKQQLGFDRYEGRSWGGLHRHLAMVALMHAFIALRLEVFSPYGYDEPLDME, from the coding sequence ATGAAGACCTTCGCAGCGCTACGGAACAGCCTCGACGAGTTCCTGAGCGGACATCTCGAGGGATTGGAAAATGAGCAGCGTGTCGAAGCGTTGGGCTGGTATTGCCAGGGCCTAGGCTTCGAAGTGGAGGCCAAGACGGCGCTGGGGTTGGCGACGGCCATGGCTCCGAACGCGGTCCAAGCCAAGCGGCAGCGAATGCAGCGCGCGCTTCAGCGGGGACGCTTCGGTCACGAAGAAGTCTTCGAGCGCTTGCAGGAGACGGTCTTCGAGTCGGGGAAGGTGCATGCCTATTGCATCGACGACACGGGCATCGCGAAGAAGGGGTCGCGCTCGGTGGGCGTGCAGCGCCAGTACTCGGGCACACTCGGCAAGATCGGTAACTGCCAGGTGATCGTGTCACTGCACGGCGTTTCCGACTCGTTCGGAGCGTGTCTGGGGCTGCAGCTCTATCTGCCCGAGGACTGGAGCACCGACGCCGAGCGTCGCGCGGAGGCCGATGTTCCCGCTGATGTCGAGTTCAAGAAGAAGTGGGAGATTGCGCTGCAACTGCTCGATTCGGCGCGGGAGAGGGGCGGCTCGACGCTCCCGGTGCTTGCCGATGCGGGCTACGGCGACTCGCGGGAGTTTCGCGACGGGCTGCGAGAGCGCGGGTTGAAGTACGCGGTGGGCATCTCTTCGCAGACTTCCGTATGGAGGCCCGGCACGCAGGTCGCGGTGCCACCTCGCACGGGGCGTGGTGGGCCACCTTTCAAGCGCGCCAAAGCGGTCGATGGGAGCTCGCCGGTGCTCGTCGAGGTGCTGGCCAAGGAGCTGGCGGCCGCAGGAAGTTTCAAGCGCGTCTGCTGGAGAATGGGTTCCAAGGGACCGCTGGAAGCCCACTTCGCCGCCGTGCGTATTCGCAGCGCCGAAAAGCGGACGAAGAAGAAGCCTCCGGGCGAAGAGGAGTGGCTGCTCATCGAGCGCGAGAGCAACGGGGACTTCAAGTACTACTTGTCGTCGATGTCGGCTCGAGCCTCGCTCAAGACCATCGTTCGGCTCGCCAAGATGCGATGGCACATCGAGCGCGATTACCAGGACATGAAGCAGCAGCTTGGCTTCGACCGGTACGAAGGCCGATCGTGGGGTGGTCTGCATAGACATCTCGCGATGGTCGCCCTGATGCACGCCTTCATCGCCCTCCGCCTGGAGGTTTTTTCCCCCTACGGATACGACGAGCCCTTGGACATGGAATGA
- a CDS encoding PQQ-binding-like beta-propeller repeat protein gives MRTLAVVVLLAGALSVACEAPSKDPLGRGLGAVRSAAAVGSAPLRCPADPWPVLSHDSARTGTSRGCCSGPLSVAWRFVPPDAVQRPARAQHVIAGPKALYVSGIIGQSPAVFRVSPTGELAWTFDSHVDITRFHWPALVLDRVVLNDDGLYILESRTGEREVNRGLDSWGEVLTDGENLFANNTWYVAGPKLYAGALESGGAPLWVKNEYGQKAEDVMDRVGGLSLSDGVLVQSADYRPSPGSGLFAFATADGSERWRAEIIPRSHASIGGGSVFVLERREGSGEPSALTARRLSDGELLWEVPIASTQSIAPALVRDLLLVRRDDGALVALSAKDGKRRWATPLEPPRDSGMLWATSFAVARGSSTVVAVQGDGFAVLSLSDGKLLWRGTPRGVEKAVHSPVLFGGRLYAVDRKGVVALECGAEGD, from the coding sequence GTGCGAACGCTGGCTGTCGTGGTGTTGCTCGCGGGGGCGCTCTCGGTGGCCTGTGAGGCGCCGAGCAAGGATCCCCTCGGGCGTGGGCTTGGTGCGGTGCGCTCGGCCGCCGCGGTGGGGAGCGCGCCGCTGCGCTGCCCTGCGGATCCCTGGCCGGTGCTGAGCCACGACAGCGCACGCACGGGTACTTCGCGGGGTTGTTGTAGCGGACCGCTGTCGGTCGCTTGGCGCTTCGTGCCACCGGACGCGGTGCAGCGACCGGCGCGCGCGCAGCACGTGATCGCGGGACCCAAGGCTCTGTACGTGAGCGGTATCATCGGGCAATCCCCCGCGGTGTTTCGCGTGAGCCCCACGGGGGAGCTCGCGTGGACCTTCGACAGTCACGTGGACATCACGCGCTTTCACTGGCCCGCGCTGGTGCTCGATCGCGTGGTGTTGAACGATGACGGCCTGTACATCTTGGAATCCCGCACCGGTGAGCGCGAGGTGAACCGCGGGCTCGACTCTTGGGGCGAGGTGCTCACGGACGGCGAGAACCTGTTCGCCAACAACACCTGGTACGTGGCGGGGCCCAAGCTGTACGCGGGGGCGCTGGAGAGCGGCGGCGCGCCGCTGTGGGTCAAGAACGAGTACGGGCAAAAGGCGGAGGACGTGATGGATCGCGTGGGGGGACTTTCGCTGTCGGACGGCGTGCTGGTGCAGAGCGCGGACTATCGGCCGTCGCCGGGCAGCGGCCTGTTCGCCTTCGCCACGGCGGACGGCAGCGAGCGCTGGCGTGCGGAAATCATTCCGCGGAGCCACGCCAGCATCGGCGGCGGCAGCGTGTTCGTGCTCGAACGGCGCGAAGGGAGCGGCGAGCCCTCGGCCCTCACCGCGCGGCGGCTTTCGGACGGCGAGCTCCTGTGGGAGGTGCCCATCGCCAGCACCCAGAGCATCGCCCCCGCCTTGGTTCGAGATCTCTTGTTGGTGCGGCGCGACGACGGCGCGCTGGTGGCGCTTTCCGCAAAGGATGGGAAACGGCGCTGGGCGACGCCGCTCGAGCCGCCGCGGGACAGCGGCATGCTGTGGGCCACCAGCTTCGCGGTGGCGCGGGGCTCGAGCACGGTGGTGGCGGTGCAGGGCGACGGCTTCGCGGTGCTGTCGCTTTCGGACGGCAAGTTGCTCTGGCGCGGCACGCCGCGGGGCGTGGAGAAGGCGGTGCACAGCCCGGTGCTGTTCGGAGGGCGCTTGTACGCGGTGGATCGCAAGGGCGTGGTGGCGCTGGAGTGCGGCGCAGAAGGAGACTAG
- a CDS encoding SEL1-like repeat protein, with amino-acid sequence MGLSRSASPRLGVHAVALACAALSLQCGTRSSAPAKASPSAPGGLDEQCSAGNARACSELGKQLRADAPERAEALFQRACDSGDAPGCGALGELRIAQEDYAAARALYDRACKGKHADACNDLGVLYAKGVGGPQDFERARSYYRRACDAGQFLGCANLGALVAKGIGGAADLSQAHALFEKACRGGSGLGCYNLAHQLANGIGVDKNVEQAVRLYAKACDAKTAEACGALGWMFEEGEAVPRDPSRARKLFERGCDGRHGDSCAELGQMLREGRGGDANEGRARELYARACELASGAGCTNLGTALASGMGGAADFAAARGAFQRACDAGDATGCYDLAQLLETDRGGAPDVDAARRLYQRACAQGEADACAKAQGGAPSK; translated from the coding sequence ATGGGGCTCTCTCGCAGCGCTAGCCCCCGCCTCGGAGTGCACGCGGTGGCGCTCGCCTGCGCCGCCCTCTCGCTCCAGTGCGGGACCCGCAGCTCCGCGCCGGCGAAAGCGTCGCCCTCCGCCCCCGGTGGGCTCGACGAACAGTGCTCCGCGGGCAACGCACGGGCGTGCTCGGAGCTCGGCAAGCAGTTGCGCGCCGACGCGCCGGAAAGGGCCGAAGCGCTGTTCCAGCGCGCCTGCGACAGCGGGGATGCCCCGGGTTGCGGCGCTCTCGGAGAGCTGCGGATAGCGCAGGAGGACTACGCCGCCGCGCGCGCGTTGTACGACAGGGCTTGCAAGGGAAAGCACGCCGACGCGTGCAACGATCTGGGCGTGTTGTATGCGAAGGGCGTGGGCGGGCCGCAAGATTTCGAGCGGGCTCGCAGCTACTATCGACGCGCTTGCGACGCCGGACAATTCCTCGGTTGCGCCAATCTCGGCGCGCTCGTCGCCAAGGGCATTGGAGGAGCGGCGGATCTTTCCCAGGCGCACGCGCTGTTCGAGAAGGCCTGCCGCGGCGGTAGCGGTCTCGGCTGCTACAACCTGGCACATCAGTTGGCGAACGGCATCGGCGTGGACAAGAACGTCGAGCAGGCCGTACGGCTGTACGCCAAGGCGTGCGATGCCAAGACTGCGGAAGCGTGCGGCGCCTTGGGCTGGATGTTCGAGGAGGGCGAAGCGGTGCCGCGCGATCCGTCGCGCGCGCGCAAACTGTTCGAACGCGGGTGCGATGGGCGGCACGGCGACAGCTGTGCCGAGCTGGGGCAGATGCTTCGGGAAGGGCGCGGTGGCGACGCGAACGAGGGACGCGCGCGGGAGCTGTACGCGCGGGCGTGCGAGCTCGCGAGCGGTGCCGGGTGCACCAACTTGGGGACGGCGCTGGCGTCGGGGATGGGCGGCGCGGCGGACTTCGCGGCCGCCCGCGGTGCGTTCCAGCGCGCGTGCGACGCGGGCGACGCGACGGGCTGCTACGACCTCGCGCAGTTGCTCGAGACGGACCGCGGCGGCGCGCCGGACGTGGACGCGGCGCGGCGCCTGTACCAGCGCGCCTGCGCCCAGGGGGAAGCCGACGCCTGCGCCAAGGCGCAGGGGGGCGCGCCGTCGAAGTGA